CTTAAACAATCGGTATAAACAATGCTGTCAGGCATGATTTTTCTTGTGATAACAGGAAGTAAGGTTTCTATTTTGGCATTCTTAACAACCACGGTATAAACCTTCCCACCCCGTTTAAGAATACCAAATACCGCCACTTTTCCCGCTGCTCCGCGCCCCCGTTTGCCTTTACGATGCCCACCGAAATAGCTTTCATCTAATTCGACAGCGCCATCAAAAACAGCGTCAGCTTCCAATGAAAGATAGTAGCTGATGACTTCACGAATTTTGCGGTAAAACAGTGCTGCTGAATTGGGGTGGATGCCCAATAAATCGGCAGCAGAACGGGCGGTAACTTCGAGTACAAAAAATTGAAGGAGTTTTTTTTGGATACTCTTTTTTAGTTTACAATGGGTTATCTTCATTTTTGCAGTCTATCATGACTGCTTATCTAGTACAGCCCCTTCCACTAAGGCGCACAACCCATACTGAACTACATCGCTATCTTCTACCCTTCTCCACGTCCAATCCTTTACTGCCGCCGTTTAGCGGTTTTATCCCTATATTGGCGGTATTTGACAGGCGCAGTAAAACCGGCCGGCAGTATTTGGTCTGCCGGCCGGTTTTGTCTTTACGGTATGGTGTTATGCGCTTTTACGGTTTTTTGGCGGCCGGGACGGCGGCCTGTGCCGGTTTTGCCGGTTTGGCGGCGGGAGCCGCACCAACCGTTGCCTGATCCTTCAATTTGCCCAAAATACCGTCGCCTATTCCTTTGACCTTTTTCAAATCGTCCACCGATTTGAACGCACCGTTTTCCTTACGGTAATCCACAATCGCCTGCGCCTTCGCCTGACCGATACCCGGCAGGGCCTTCAACTCCTCCGCTGTGGCCGTATTGATGTTGACTGCAGCCGAAACCAAAGCCGCTGCGGCATACGCCAAAAGACCGAACAAAGATTTTTTCAGATTCATCACTCACCTTTCAATCAAAATAAAAAAACGAGAGCCATCATAATCAAGAAACCCGTATCAGGCAAGCCTGTCTCACCGACCCCGGTTTGCTTCCGTCCCTGCACGCAAACAAAAACCCCGCCGTTAAAGGGCGGGGTTTGCAATAAGTGCCTGGCAGTGACCTACTTTCACATGGGAATCCACACTATCATCGGCGCTGGTTCGTTTCACTGTCCTGTTCGGGATGGGAAGGAGTGGGACCAAACCGCTATGGCCGCCAGACTAAAACTGTCAAATCGGTAAAGCCGGGGTCGGAAGGCATCTGCCTGTCCAACCGCAATCAACTGTGATGAAATATATCGGAACAAGTCCTATGTAGGCTTTGTCATCAAAGGATACAAAGTCCTTCAAATGATAGAGTCAAGCCTCACGAGCAATTAGTATCGGTCAGCTTCACGCGTTACCGCGCTTCCACACCCGACCTATCAACGTCCTGGTCTCGAACGGCTCTTTAGGAGGATTAAATCCTCAGGGAAGTCTCATCTTCAGGCGAGTTTCGCGCTTAGATGCTTTCAGCGCTTATCTCTTCCGAACTTAGCTACCCGGCGATGCGACTGGCGTCACAACCGGTACACCAGAGGTTCGTCCACTCCGGTCCTCTCGTACTAGGAGCAGCCCCCGTCAAACTTCCAACGCCCACTGCAGATAGGGACCAAACTGTCTCACGACGTTTTAAACCCAGCTCACGTACCACTTTAAATGGCGAACAGCCATACCCTTGGGACCGACTACAGCCCCAGGATGTGATGAGCCGACATCGAGGTGCCAAACTCCGCCGTCGATATGGACTCTTGGGCGGAATCAGCCTGTTATCCCCGGAGTACCTTTTATCCGTTGAGCGATGGCCCTTCCATTCAGAACCACCGGATCACTATGTCCTGCTTTCGCACCTGCTCGACTTGTCGGTCTCGCAGTTAAGCTACCTTTTGCCATTGCACTATCAGTCCGATTTCCGACCGGACCTAGGTAACCTTCGAACTCCTCCGTTACTCTTTGGGAGGAGACCGCCCCAGTCAAACTGCCTACCATGCACGGTCCCCGACCCGGATTACGGGTCTGGGTTAGAACCTCAAAGTCACCAGGGTGGTATTTCAAGGACGGCTCCACAAGAACTGGCGTTCCTGCTTCTAAGCCTCCCACCTATCCTACACAAGTGACTTCAAAGTCCAATGCAAAGCTACAGTAAAGGTTCACGGGGTCTTTCCGTCTAGCAGCGGGTAGATTGCATCTTCACAACCACTTCAACTTCGCTGAGTCTCGGGAGGAGACAGTGTGGCCATCGTTACGCCATTCGTGCGGGTCGGAACTTACCCGACAAGGAATTTCGCTACCTTAGGACCGTTATAGTTACGGCCGCCGTTTACTGGGGCTTCGATCCGATGCGCTAACATCTTCAATTAACCTTCCAGCACCGGGCAGGCGTCACACCCTATACGTCCACTTTCGTGTTAGCAGAGTGCTGTGTTTTTAATAAACAGTCGCAGCCACCGATTCTCTGCGACCCTCCTATGCTTACGGAGCAAGTCCTTAACATTAGAGGGTATACCTTCTCCCGAAGTTACGGTATCAATTTGCCGAGTTCCTTCTCCCGAGTTCTCTCAAGCGCCTTAGAATTCTCATCCTGCCCACCTGTGTCGGTTTGCGGTACGGTTCTGATTCAACTGAAGCTTAGTGGCTTTTCCTGGAAGCGTGGTATCGGTTACTTCGTGTCCGTAGACACTCGTTATCACTTCTCGGTGTTAAAAAGACCCGGATTTGCCTAAGTCTTACACCTACCGGCTTGAACAAACTATTCCAACAGTTTGCTAACCTAACCTTCTCCGTCCCCACATCGCATTGAATCAAAGTACGGGAATATTAACCCGTTTCCCATCGACTACGCATTTCTGCCTCGCCTTAGGGGCCGACTCACCCTACGCCGATGAACGTTGCGTAGGAAACCTTGGGCTTTCGGCGAGCGGGCTTTTCACCCGCTTTATCGCTACTCATGTCAACATTCGCACTTCTGATACCTCCAGCATACCTTACGATACACCTTCTTCGGCCTACAGAACGCTCCCCTACCATGCCTTGCGGCATCCGCGGCTTCGGTTACAGATTTGAGCCCCGTTACATCTTCCGCGCAGGACGACTCGACCAGTGAGCTATTACGCTTTCTTTAAATGATGGCTGCTTCTAAGCCAACATCCTGGCTGTCTGGGCCTTCCCACTTCGTTTACCACTTAATCTGTCATTTGGGACCTTAGCCGGCGGTCTGGGTTGTTTCCCTCTTGACAACGGACGTTAGCACCCGCTGTCTGTCTCCCGAGGAACCACTTGATGGTATTCTTAGTTTGCCATGGGTTGGTAAGTCGCAATGACCCCCTAGCCATAACAGTGCTTTACCCCCATCAGTGTCTAGCTCGAGGCACTACCTAAATAGTTTTCGGGGAGAACCAGCTATCTCCGAGTTTGTTTAGCCTTTCACCCCTATCCACAGCTCATCCCCGCATTTTGCAACATGCGTGGGTTCGGACCTCCAGTACCTGTTACGGCACCTTCATCCTGGCCATGGATAGATCACTCGGTTTCGGGTCTACACCCAGCAACTAGTCGCCCTATTAAGACTCGGTTTCCCTACGCCTCCCCTATCCGGTTAAGCTCGCTACTGAATGTAAGTCGTTGACCCATTATACAAAAGGTACGCAGTCACCCCTTACAGGGCTCCCACTGTTTGTATGCATCAGGTTTCAGGTTCTATTTCACTCCCCTCCCGGGGTTCTTTTCGCCTTTCCCTCACGGTACTGGTTCACTATCGGTCGATGATGAGTATTTAGCCTTGGAGGATGGTCCCCCCATCTTCAGACAGGATTTCTCGTGTCCCGCCCTACTTGTCGTATACCTAGTACCACCAACGAAATTTCGAATACGGGACTATCACCCACTATGGTCAAGCTTCCCAGCTTGTTCTTCTATCTCATCGGCTATCGTATACAGGCTCCTCCGCGTTCGCTCGCCACTACTTGCGGAATCTCGGTTGATTTCTTTTCCTCCGGGTACTTAGATGGTTCAGTTCTCCGGGTTCGCTTCTCTTGTCCTATGTATTCAAACAAGGATACCGTACAGAATACGGTGGGTTTCCCCATTCGGACATCACCGGATCATAGCTTTATTGCCAGCTCCCCGATGCTTTTCGCAGGCTTACACGTCCTTCGTCGCCTATCATCGCCAAGGCATCCACCTGATGCACTTATTCACTTGACTCTATCATTTGAAGTACCTTTCTGACTTCGGTGCTTTGCCGTTGACTAACTCGGCACCTTCAGGCCTCTACTTTGATACAGCCTACTGCTTGTTGTGTCCCGATCCTGCCTTTTGTGCTTCAGAATCGGGTCGATACAATCACCACCCAAATTTTACCGTCTGATTCTTTGATGCTTAAACCATGATTGCAACAATGATTTAAACCAAATCAAACGACTTTGTCTTTGTTTGTTGATTTCGGCTTTCCAATTTGTTAAAGATCAATGCGTTGTTTTCGCAAATTAAAACAGTCTGTCTTTCTTTCAGACTGCTTTGATTTGGGAAATCCTGGTGGAGGCAAACGGGATCGAACCGATGACCCCCTGCTTGCAAAGCAGGTGCTCTACCAACTGAGCTATGCCCCCAGTCTAGCTTGGTGGGTCTGGTAGGACTTGAACCTACGACCCCACGCTTATCAAGCGTGTGCTCTAACCACCTGAGCTACAAACCCTTTGTAACGCTCTCTACGATTACCGATAAGTGTGGATGCACCCGCCCCTTTCTCTAGAAAGGAGGTGATCCAGCCGCAGGTTCCCCTACGGCTACCTTGTTACGACTTCACCCCAGTCATGAAGCATACCGTGGCAAGCGGCCTCCTTGCGGTTAGCCTACCTGCTTCTGGTATCCCCCACTCCCATGGTGTGACGGGCGGTGTGTACAAGACCCGGGAACGTATTCACCGCAGTATGCTGACCTGCGATTACTAGCGATTCCGACTTCATGCACTCGAGTTGCAGAGTGCAATCCGGACTACGATCGGTTTTGTGGGATTGGCTCCGCCTCGCGGCTTGGCTACCCTCTGTACCGACCATTGTATGACGTGTGAAGCCCTGGTCATAAGGGCCATGAGGACTTGACGTCATCCCCACCTTCCTCCGGTTTGTCACCGGCAGTCTCATTAGAGTGCCCAACTTAATGATGGCAACTAATGACAAGGGTTGCGCTCGTTGCGGGACTTAACCCAACATCTCACGACACGAGCTGACGACAGCCATGCAGCACCTGTGTTACGGCTCCCGAAGGCACCCTTCCGTCTCTGGAAGGTTCCGTACATGTCAAGACCAGGTAAGGTTCTTCGCGTTGCATCGAATTAATCCACATCATCCACCGCTTGTGCGGGTCCCCGTCAATTCCTTTGAGTTTTAATCTTGCGACCGTACTCCCCAGGCGGTCGATTTCACGCGTTAGCTACGCTACTAAGCAATCAAGTTGCCCAACAGCTAATCGACATCGTTTAGGGCGTGGACTACCAGGGTATCTAATCCTGTTTGCTACCCACGCTTTCGGGCATGAACGTCAGTGTTATCCCAGGGGGCTGCCTTCGCCATCGGTATTCCTCCACATCTCTACGCATTTCACTGCTACACGTGGAATTCTACCCCCCTCTGACACACTCTAGCCTGCCAGTTCAGAACGCAGTTCCCAGGTTGAGCCCGGGGATTTCACATCCTGCTTAACAAACCGTCTGCGCCCGCTTTACGCCCAGTAATTCCGATTAACGCTCGCACCCTACGTATTACCGCGGCTGCTGGCACGTAGTTAGCCGGTGCTTATTCTTCAGGTACCGTCATAAGTTCATGGTATTAGCACAAACCCTTTCTTCCCTAACAAAAGTCCTTTACAACCCGAAGGCCTTCTTCAGACACGCGGCATGGCTGGATCAGGCTTGCGCCCATTGTCCAAAATTCCCCACTGCTGCCTCCCGTAGGAGTCTGGGCCGTGTCTCAGTCCCAGTGTGGCGGATCGTCCTCTCAGACCCGCTACTGATCGTCGCCTTGGTAGGCCTTTACCCCACCAACTAGCTAATCAGACATCGGCCGCTCGGATAACGCGAGGCCCAAAGGTCCCCCGCTTTCCCCCTCAGGGAATATGCGGTATTAGCCTTCCTTTCGGAAAGTTATCCCCCATTATCCGGTACGTTCCGATGCATTACTCACCCGTTCGCCACTCGCCGGCAGTAGTGCAAGCACTACCCCGCTGCCGTCCGACTTGCATGTGTAAAGCATGCCGCCAGCGTTCAATCTGAGCCAGGATCAAACTCTTATGTTCAATCTCTAACTTACTTAACTTCTGGTCCGCTTCAAAGAAACCGACAGGAAATATAAAATTCCTTGTCTGTTTTTCGTCGCAGTATGGGGCCAAACGCACCCACACTTATCGGTAATCATCTTGTTAAAGAACTGCGCCGCCGAAGCAGCAAAGACGCACACTATACCCACCAGAAAAAAAACAGTCAAGCAGTAAAACCAAATGCCTCTGCCAAAATACGCCATGTACACGGAAAAAAAGAAAATTTTTTGTCAGAGGAAAATTAAAAACAGAAGCTGCAACACACAAACATCAAGACCGGAAAGTATCAGAGGCCGTCTGAAAGCACTGTCTCTGTCGTACCTTTGTGCCATACACGGCTTATTGTTATTTTGATATGATGTGCCGTTTTCCCGAAAAATATTACCCGTAATTATTCCTTAAATAAATAAAACGATAGGTGCAAACCATGTCCGTCTATACCAGCATTTCCGATGAAGAAATGCGCATTTTCCTTGCCGACTATGATTTGGGTTCATTTGTTTCACTGACGGGAATTGCGCAGGGGGTTACCAACAGCAATTATTTCCTGAATACGACTTGCGGCCGTTATGTACTGACGGTTTTTGAGGTTTTGCAGCAGGAAGAGTTGCCGTTTTTCCTGTTGTTGAAACAGCATCTCAGCAGCAACGGAGTGGCTTGCCCTACACCTGTCGCACGGCGCGACGGGCAGCTTGATTCGGTATTGGCGGGGAAGCCTGCCTGCCTGGTTAGCTGCCTGAATGGTGCGGATACCGGCAGACCGACGGCGGAACAGTGTTACAACACGGAGCCATGCTGGCAAAAATGCATATTGCCGGTCAAAGTTTCCCCATGCACATGGACAATCCGCGCCATAGCCGCTGGTGGCACGAATCGGCACAAAGCTGTTTCCCGTATTGAACAAAGAAGATGCGGAATTACTGCGGATGAGATTGCCTACTTGGATACCCATCCCGACAGCAGCCTGCCGCGCCGGTATCATCCATGCCGAACCTATTTAAAGACAACGTACTGCCTCGACGGCAGCGGCAGTATCCCGGTTTTATTGATTTTACTATGCTTGCGACGGCAGTTTCGTATACGACCTCGCCATTGCCGTCAATGATTGGGCGCGCACCGCCGATAATATTCTGGATACGGAACGCACGGATGCCTTTATTCACGGCTACGAAAGCGTCCGTCCGTTGTCTGCCGCCGAACGCGCCTACTTCCCCACCGCACAGCGTGCCGGCTGTATCCGTTTTTGGGTTTCCCGCCTGCTGGATTTCCATTTCCCGCAGGAAGGCGAGATGACTTTCATTAAAGACCCGAATGCTTTCCGCAATCTTCTGCTCTCTTTCAGGCGGCCTCAGCCTTAACAAGCGGTTTGCAATCTTCCTTTTTCAGACGGCCTGCCTATATCCGGTCTTATTTTGAGAGGCCGTCTGAAAACCGCCTTAGTCCGACACCTTCCCCGCCGCTCATTCTCCACCCGCAGTTTTCCGTTACAATTAAAACGGTTTCCCATAAACTGCGTCCAATCCCAACGGACTCAACAGGCCGTCTGAAAAAGACAGTCCGGGCAAACCGCCCGCCCTATCAGGAATAAAAAAGGAATATCGAATGCACCTCAAAATGCACCAACTGCTCTTCCCAGCCCTGCTATGCACACCCGCCGCCGCCTTTGCCGCCACACCCGACGGCTCGCAACTCAGCCTGATTTGGGGGCTGCCCTTCGTCCTCATCCTGCTTTCCATTGCCACCGGGCCGCTCTTTTTCGCCCACACCTGGCATCACCATTTCGGCAAAATCACCGCCCTGTGGACGCTGCTTTTCCTCATTCCCTTTACGCTCGTTTACGGCGTAGGCGCAGGGTGGGTACCATCGTCCATGCCCTTGTGGAGGAATACATTCCCTTCATTCTACTGCTGCTGGCTCTATACACCGTATCCGGCGGCATTTTGGTATGGGGCAACCTGCACGGTTCGCCTAAAACCAACACGGCCATTCTGGCCATCGGTACGCTTTGGCCTCGGTAATGGGTACGACCGGCGCGGCCATGCTCATGATCCGGCCGCTTCTGAAAGCCAACGACAACCGCAAACACCGCGTCCACAGCGTCATCTTCTTTATTTTCCTCGTTGCCAACATCGGCGGCGGACTTACCCCGCTGGGCGACCCGCCCCTCTTCCTCGGCTTCCTCAAAGGCGTGGACTTCGGCTGGACGGGTGCAGCATATGCTTCCGCCCGTCCTCATCAGCTCGGCCGTCCTGCTGACCCTGTTCTACTTTATCGACCGCCACTACGCCCTTGAAGACGAAATCCTCCCG
The sequence above is drawn from the Kingella potus genome and encodes:
- a CDS encoding IS1595 family transposase; its protein translation is MKITHCKLKKSIQKKLLQFFVLEVTARSAADLLGIHPNSAALFYRKIREVISYYLSLEADAVFDGAVELDESYFGGHRKGKRGRGAAGKVAVFGILKRGGKVYTVVVKNAKIETLLPVITRKIMPDSIVYTDCLSSYDVLDVSGFTHHRINHSKLFADRQNHINGIENFWNQAKRVLRKYNGIDRKSFPLFLKECEFRFNFGTPSEQLKVLRRWCEI
- a CDS encoding ComEA family DNA-binding protein; this encodes MNLKKSLFGLLAYAAAALVSAAVNINTATAEELKALPGIGQAKAQAIVDYRKENGAFKSVDDLKKVKGIGDGILGKLKDQATVGAAPAAKPAKPAQAAVPAAKKP